In a single window of the Geotrypetes seraphini chromosome 11, aGeoSer1.1, whole genome shotgun sequence genome:
- the ADNP gene encoding activity-dependent neuroprotector homeobox protein isoform X1, which yields MEIRQFLVETMFQLPVNNLGSLRKARKTVKKILSDIGLEYCREHIEDFKQFEPNDFYMKNTTWDDVGLWDPSLTKNQDYRTKPFCCSACPFSSKFFSAYKSHFRNVHNEDFENRILLNCPYCTFNGDKKTLEMHIKIFHAPNVAAQSGGMGNFKDKNKHESLKPKHADSIEQAVYYCKKCTYRDPLYEIVRKHIYREHFQHVAAPYVAKAGEKSLNGAVSLSSNPRDDNSIHCKRCLFMPKSYEALVQHVIEDHERIGYQVTAMIGHTNVVVPRSKPLMLIAPKPQDKKVLGVPQRIGPMSSGNMRPLSSQQMMNRLTIPKPTLNSGGVNMMSGVHMQQNNYGVKSIPSGYSVGQQVRLGMGGSGPVPMSQQSQTMKQLIPSGNGRPYTIGTEQRTQAPVRYTMQSANSSTSLSSSQLKPASLIPSQAASRVLAQTSSKPPTSAAAAAAAAAAAAAAAAAANSTNTSSTQKWKICTICNELFPENVYSVHFEKEHKAEKVPAVANYIMKIHNFTSKCLYCNRYLPTDTLLNHMLIHGLSCPYCRSTFNDVEKMAAHMRMVHVDEEMGPKTDSTLTFDLTLQQGSHTNIHLLVTTYNLRDAPAESVAYHAQNTTTVPPKPQPKVQEKTDVPVKSSPQAAVPYKKDVGKTLCPLCFSILKGPISDALAHHLRERHQVIQTVHPVEKKLTYKCIHCLGVYTSNMTASTITLHLVHCRGVGKTQNGQDKVTAPARLNPSPAAAPLKRTYEHIEFNMTKKKKLDDEIDPAIIFEEKPEEPVVLALDPKGHEDDSYEARKSFLTKYFNKQPYASRREIEKLAASLWLWKNDIASHFSNKRKKCIRDCEKYKPGVLLGFNMKELNKVKHNMDFGAEWMFENHDETTSRINASKTVDKKINLDNEDNSSSDCYENVEEESIESAGEQNASTDIKTPSDTLKKNPEESLKEEIAEKSSEPLEKNQKEYEDNESAEKPKPIFKGLNSEVDQDPAQSESGPGSQPTSDSEDNTSTLKQEACINNSSHKEDSCNSKQASETKSAVLDSDDEHSKWNDNSYGKAGNFWSKDRPQWKKATENEGNLSNQQMAWQNSTIDSEDGDQFDKMTNSVTEPMHSSLTGVGLSSQQA from the exons GATTTTAAACAGTTTGAACCTAATGACTTTTATATGAAGAACACTACATGGGATGATGTAGGTTTATGGGACCCTTCGCTTACAAAAAATCAG GACTATCGTACAAAACCATTTTGCTGCAGTGCATGTCCATTTTCTTCGAAGTTCTTTTCTGCCTACAAAAGTCACTTCCGGAATGTTCATAATGAAGACTTTGAAAATCGAATCCTTCTGAACTGCCCCTACTGTACATTTAATGGGGATAAAAAGACTTTGGAAATGCACATTAAAATATTTCATGCTCCGAATGTTGCTGCACAGAGTGGAGGCATGGGCAATTTTAAggataaaaacaaacatgaaagcCTTAAACCTAAACATGCTGACAGTATAGAACAAGCTGTGTATTACTGTAAAAAGTGCACTTACCGAGATCCACTCTATGAAATAGTTAGAAAGCACATTTACAGGGAACATTTTCAGCATGTTGCAGCACCTTATGTAGCAAAGGCAGGTGAAAAGTCTCTCAATGGTGCAGTTTCTTTAAGTTCAAACCCTCGGGATGATAACAGTATTCACTGTAAACGTTGCCTTTTTATGCCTAAGTCGTATGAAGCTTTAGTGCAGCATGTTATTGAAGACCATGAGCGCATAGGATATCAGGTAACGGCAATGATAGGGCATACTAATGTTGTGGTTCCAAGGTCAAAACCATTGATGTTAATAGCTCCAAAACCACAAGATAAAAAAGTGCTAGGGGTTCCTCAAAGAATTGGCCCTATGTCTTCAGGAAATATGCGTCCTCTTTCCTCACAGCAAATGATGAATCGACTCACTATACCAAAGCCTACATTAAATTCTGGAGGAGTAAATATGATGTCTGGTGTTCATATGCAACAAAATAATTATGGTGTCAAATCAATACCATCAGGTTATTCTGTTGGGCAGCAAGTGAGATTAGGTATGGGTGGCAGTGGCCCAGTTCCTATGTCACAGCAGTCACAAACCATGAAACAATTAATACCAAGTGGGAATGGACGGCCTTACACAATTGGAACAGAACAAAGAACACAAGCGCCTGTAAGATACACAATGCAGTCTGCCAATTCATCTACTAGCCTTTCATCATCCCAGTTGAAACCAGCTTCATTAATTCCATCTCAGGCAGCATCAAGAGTATTGGCTCAGACTAGCTCAAAACCACCTACATCAGCAGCAGCTGCTGCAGCTGCCgcagctgctgctgccgccgcagcTGCTGCAGCAAACAGTACAAATACATCGTCTACGCAAAAGTGGAAAATTTGTACAATTTGTAATGAATTGTTTCCTGAGAATGTGTACAGTGTACATTTTGAAAAGGAGCACAAAGCTGAGAAGGTGCCTGCAGTAGCCAACTACATAATGAAAATACACAATTTCACTAGCAAATGTCTGTACTGTAATCGCTATTTACCCACTGATACGCTGCTTAATCATATGCTAATCCATGGCTTATCTTGTCCATACTGCCGCTCAACATTTAATGATGTTGAAAAAATGGCTGCTCATATGCGAATGGTTCATGTCGATGAAGAAATGGGACCTAAAACAGATTCCACTTTGACTTTTGATTTGACTTTACAGCAGGGTAGTCACACTAATATACATTTACTTGTAACAACATATAACCTAAGAGATGCCCCAGCTGAGTCTGTAGCCTATCATGCCCAGAATACTACTACTGTTCCTCCTAAACCACAGCCCAAAGTTCAAGAAAAGACAGATGTACCAGTAAAGAGCTCACCCCAGGCTGCAGTCCCCTACAAAAAAGATGTAGGCAAAACTCTTTGTCCTCTCTGTTTTTCTATCCTGAAAGGACCCATATCTGATGCTCTTGCACATCATCTAAGGGAGAGACATCAAGTTATTCAAACGGTTCATCCTGTTGAGAAAAAACTAACctacaaatgtatacattgtcttGGTGTGTATACCAGTAATATGACTGCATCAACTATAACATTGCACCTTGTTCATTGCAGAGGTGTGGGAAAAACGCAAAATGGGCAAGATAAAGTCACTGCACCAGCTAGATTAAATCCCTCTCCAGCAGCAGCACCACTAAAACGTACCTATGAGCACATAGAATTCAATatgacaaaaaagaaaaaattggatGATGAAATTGATCCAGCTATTATCTTTGAGGAAAAGCCTGAAGAACCAGTAGTTTTGGCTTTAGATCCCAAAGGTCATGAAGATGATTCTTATGAAGCAAGGAAATCATTTCTTACAAAGTACTTCAATAAGCAGCCATATGCTAGTAGAAGGGAAATTGAGAAGTTAGCAGCCAGTTTATGGTTATGGAAAAATGATATCGCTTCACACTTTagcaacaaaaggaaaaaatgcaTCAGAGACTGTGAAAAATACAAACCTGGTGTATTGCTTGGTTTTAACATGAAAGAATTGAACAAAGTAAAACATAACATGGATTTTGGAGCTGAATGGATGTTCGAAAACCATGATGAGACAACATCTAGAATCAATGCTAGTAAGACTGTTGATAAGAAAATTAATCTAGACAATGAAGATAATAGCTCCTCAGACTGCTATGAAAATGTGGAAGAGGAATCAATTGAGAGTGCTGGAGAGCAAAATGCTAGTACTGATATTAAAACTCCTAGTGATACATTGAAGAAGAATCCAGAAGAAAgcctaaaggaggagatagctgaAAAAAGTTCTGAGCCCCTAGAGAAAAAccaaaaagaatatgaagataaTGAGTCAGCTGAAAAACCAAAACCAATATTTAAGGGCTTGAATAGCGAGGTTGATCAAGACCCTGCTCAGTCTGAAAGTGGACCAGGTTCACAGCCAACATCTGACTCTGAAGATAATACATCAACGTTAAAACAAGAAGCCTGTATAAATAATTCATCCCACAAAGAAGATAGCTGTAACAGCAAGCAAGCTTCAGAAACAAAAAGTGCTGTCTTGGATAGTGATGATGAACATTCAAAATGGAATGATAATTCCTATGGAAAAGCAGGAAATTTTTGGTCTAAAGATAGACCGCAATGGAAAAAGGCAACAGAAAACGAGGGAAACTTGTCAAATCAGCAGATGGCATGGCAGAATAGCACAATTGACAGTGAAGATGGTGACCAGTTTGACAAAATGACTAACAGTGTCACAGAGCCAATGCACAGCAGCTTAACTGGAGTAGGGTTGAGTAGCCAGCAAGCATGA
- the ADNP gene encoding activity-dependent neuroprotector homeobox protein isoform X2, whose translation MFQLPVNNLGSLRKARKTVKKILSDIGLEYCREHIEDFKQFEPNDFYMKNTTWDDVGLWDPSLTKNQDYRTKPFCCSACPFSSKFFSAYKSHFRNVHNEDFENRILLNCPYCTFNGDKKTLEMHIKIFHAPNVAAQSGGMGNFKDKNKHESLKPKHADSIEQAVYYCKKCTYRDPLYEIVRKHIYREHFQHVAAPYVAKAGEKSLNGAVSLSSNPRDDNSIHCKRCLFMPKSYEALVQHVIEDHERIGYQVTAMIGHTNVVVPRSKPLMLIAPKPQDKKVLGVPQRIGPMSSGNMRPLSSQQMMNRLTIPKPTLNSGGVNMMSGVHMQQNNYGVKSIPSGYSVGQQVRLGMGGSGPVPMSQQSQTMKQLIPSGNGRPYTIGTEQRTQAPVRYTMQSANSSTSLSSSQLKPASLIPSQAASRVLAQTSSKPPTSAAAAAAAAAAAAAAAAAANSTNTSSTQKWKICTICNELFPENVYSVHFEKEHKAEKVPAVANYIMKIHNFTSKCLYCNRYLPTDTLLNHMLIHGLSCPYCRSTFNDVEKMAAHMRMVHVDEEMGPKTDSTLTFDLTLQQGSHTNIHLLVTTYNLRDAPAESVAYHAQNTTTVPPKPQPKVQEKTDVPVKSSPQAAVPYKKDVGKTLCPLCFSILKGPISDALAHHLRERHQVIQTVHPVEKKLTYKCIHCLGVYTSNMTASTITLHLVHCRGVGKTQNGQDKVTAPARLNPSPAAAPLKRTYEHIEFNMTKKKKLDDEIDPAIIFEEKPEEPVVLALDPKGHEDDSYEARKSFLTKYFNKQPYASRREIEKLAASLWLWKNDIASHFSNKRKKCIRDCEKYKPGVLLGFNMKELNKVKHNMDFGAEWMFENHDETTSRINASKTVDKKINLDNEDNSSSDCYENVEEESIESAGEQNASTDIKTPSDTLKKNPEESLKEEIAEKSSEPLEKNQKEYEDNESAEKPKPIFKGLNSEVDQDPAQSESGPGSQPTSDSEDNTSTLKQEACINNSSHKEDSCNSKQASETKSAVLDSDDEHSKWNDNSYGKAGNFWSKDRPQWKKATENEGNLSNQQMAWQNSTIDSEDGDQFDKMTNSVTEPMHSSLTGVGLSSQQA comes from the exons GATTTTAAACAGTTTGAACCTAATGACTTTTATATGAAGAACACTACATGGGATGATGTAGGTTTATGGGACCCTTCGCTTACAAAAAATCAG GACTATCGTACAAAACCATTTTGCTGCAGTGCATGTCCATTTTCTTCGAAGTTCTTTTCTGCCTACAAAAGTCACTTCCGGAATGTTCATAATGAAGACTTTGAAAATCGAATCCTTCTGAACTGCCCCTACTGTACATTTAATGGGGATAAAAAGACTTTGGAAATGCACATTAAAATATTTCATGCTCCGAATGTTGCTGCACAGAGTGGAGGCATGGGCAATTTTAAggataaaaacaaacatgaaagcCTTAAACCTAAACATGCTGACAGTATAGAACAAGCTGTGTATTACTGTAAAAAGTGCACTTACCGAGATCCACTCTATGAAATAGTTAGAAAGCACATTTACAGGGAACATTTTCAGCATGTTGCAGCACCTTATGTAGCAAAGGCAGGTGAAAAGTCTCTCAATGGTGCAGTTTCTTTAAGTTCAAACCCTCGGGATGATAACAGTATTCACTGTAAACGTTGCCTTTTTATGCCTAAGTCGTATGAAGCTTTAGTGCAGCATGTTATTGAAGACCATGAGCGCATAGGATATCAGGTAACGGCAATGATAGGGCATACTAATGTTGTGGTTCCAAGGTCAAAACCATTGATGTTAATAGCTCCAAAACCACAAGATAAAAAAGTGCTAGGGGTTCCTCAAAGAATTGGCCCTATGTCTTCAGGAAATATGCGTCCTCTTTCCTCACAGCAAATGATGAATCGACTCACTATACCAAAGCCTACATTAAATTCTGGAGGAGTAAATATGATGTCTGGTGTTCATATGCAACAAAATAATTATGGTGTCAAATCAATACCATCAGGTTATTCTGTTGGGCAGCAAGTGAGATTAGGTATGGGTGGCAGTGGCCCAGTTCCTATGTCACAGCAGTCACAAACCATGAAACAATTAATACCAAGTGGGAATGGACGGCCTTACACAATTGGAACAGAACAAAGAACACAAGCGCCTGTAAGATACACAATGCAGTCTGCCAATTCATCTACTAGCCTTTCATCATCCCAGTTGAAACCAGCTTCATTAATTCCATCTCAGGCAGCATCAAGAGTATTGGCTCAGACTAGCTCAAAACCACCTACATCAGCAGCAGCTGCTGCAGCTGCCgcagctgctgctgccgccgcagcTGCTGCAGCAAACAGTACAAATACATCGTCTACGCAAAAGTGGAAAATTTGTACAATTTGTAATGAATTGTTTCCTGAGAATGTGTACAGTGTACATTTTGAAAAGGAGCACAAAGCTGAGAAGGTGCCTGCAGTAGCCAACTACATAATGAAAATACACAATTTCACTAGCAAATGTCTGTACTGTAATCGCTATTTACCCACTGATACGCTGCTTAATCATATGCTAATCCATGGCTTATCTTGTCCATACTGCCGCTCAACATTTAATGATGTTGAAAAAATGGCTGCTCATATGCGAATGGTTCATGTCGATGAAGAAATGGGACCTAAAACAGATTCCACTTTGACTTTTGATTTGACTTTACAGCAGGGTAGTCACACTAATATACATTTACTTGTAACAACATATAACCTAAGAGATGCCCCAGCTGAGTCTGTAGCCTATCATGCCCAGAATACTACTACTGTTCCTCCTAAACCACAGCCCAAAGTTCAAGAAAAGACAGATGTACCAGTAAAGAGCTCACCCCAGGCTGCAGTCCCCTACAAAAAAGATGTAGGCAAAACTCTTTGTCCTCTCTGTTTTTCTATCCTGAAAGGACCCATATCTGATGCTCTTGCACATCATCTAAGGGAGAGACATCAAGTTATTCAAACGGTTCATCCTGTTGAGAAAAAACTAACctacaaatgtatacattgtcttGGTGTGTATACCAGTAATATGACTGCATCAACTATAACATTGCACCTTGTTCATTGCAGAGGTGTGGGAAAAACGCAAAATGGGCAAGATAAAGTCACTGCACCAGCTAGATTAAATCCCTCTCCAGCAGCAGCACCACTAAAACGTACCTATGAGCACATAGAATTCAATatgacaaaaaagaaaaaattggatGATGAAATTGATCCAGCTATTATCTTTGAGGAAAAGCCTGAAGAACCAGTAGTTTTGGCTTTAGATCCCAAAGGTCATGAAGATGATTCTTATGAAGCAAGGAAATCATTTCTTACAAAGTACTTCAATAAGCAGCCATATGCTAGTAGAAGGGAAATTGAGAAGTTAGCAGCCAGTTTATGGTTATGGAAAAATGATATCGCTTCACACTTTagcaacaaaaggaaaaaatgcaTCAGAGACTGTGAAAAATACAAACCTGGTGTATTGCTTGGTTTTAACATGAAAGAATTGAACAAAGTAAAACATAACATGGATTTTGGAGCTGAATGGATGTTCGAAAACCATGATGAGACAACATCTAGAATCAATGCTAGTAAGACTGTTGATAAGAAAATTAATCTAGACAATGAAGATAATAGCTCCTCAGACTGCTATGAAAATGTGGAAGAGGAATCAATTGAGAGTGCTGGAGAGCAAAATGCTAGTACTGATATTAAAACTCCTAGTGATACATTGAAGAAGAATCCAGAAGAAAgcctaaaggaggagatagctgaAAAAAGTTCTGAGCCCCTAGAGAAAAAccaaaaagaatatgaagataaTGAGTCAGCTGAAAAACCAAAACCAATATTTAAGGGCTTGAATAGCGAGGTTGATCAAGACCCTGCTCAGTCTGAAAGTGGACCAGGTTCACAGCCAACATCTGACTCTGAAGATAATACATCAACGTTAAAACAAGAAGCCTGTATAAATAATTCATCCCACAAAGAAGATAGCTGTAACAGCAAGCAAGCTTCAGAAACAAAAAGTGCTGTCTTGGATAGTGATGATGAACATTCAAAATGGAATGATAATTCCTATGGAAAAGCAGGAAATTTTTGGTCTAAAGATAGACCGCAATGGAAAAAGGCAACAGAAAACGAGGGAAACTTGTCAAATCAGCAGATGGCATGGCAGAATAGCACAATTGACAGTGAAGATGGTGACCAGTTTGACAAAATGACTAACAGTGTCACAGAGCCAATGCACAGCAGCTTAACTGGAGTAGGGTTGAGTAGCCAGCAAGCATGA